The following are from one region of the Arthrobacter sp. TMP15 genome:
- a CDS encoding cytidine deaminase, with amino-acid sequence MSEAQWEPLRLAATAALRRAYVPYSKFPVGAAARLADGSIVSGCNVENASYGLTLCAECTMIGAAQMNGGGLITEFYCVDGDGAILMPCGRCRQILFEFSTAQTRLMTSSGVKTMAQILPDAFGPRDLERAAGASAD; translated from the coding sequence ATGTCCGAGGCGCAGTGGGAACCCCTCCGCCTGGCCGCGACGGCAGCACTGAGGCGCGCCTATGTGCCTTATTCGAAGTTCCCTGTAGGGGCCGCGGCCAGACTAGCTGATGGCAGCATTGTCTCCGGATGCAACGTAGAGAATGCCAGCTACGGACTGACTTTATGTGCAGAGTGCACCATGATTGGCGCTGCACAGATGAACGGCGGAGGGCTCATCACGGAGTTCTACTGTGTAGACGGAGACGGGGCAATTCTGATGCCGTGCGGGCGCTGCCGGCAGATCCTGTTCGAGTTCAGCACGGCGCAGACGCGGCTGATGACCTCCTCCGGGGTAAAAACCATGGCCCAAATCCTGCCCGACGCCTTTGGCCCGAGGGACTTGGAACGAGCAGCGGGTGCGTCGGCAGATTAG